The DNA window TCTCGGCCGCAACTATGCTTAACGCAGATTTCTAAAGCAATTTATGATCGTATGTCCATTCCGTCAGGCCGCGGCCGCTGGCGGGTCGACTCAAGTTCAGGAACGACTTCGGGAGGCATGCGCATGGCATGATTCTAAAGCCGTGCGCTGAAGGCATCGCGCATCTGGCGCGGGACATTGAGCAAGGCGAGTGCGGCAACGAGATCGTCGCTCCAGCCGGCTGGTAAAGCCGATGGCTGTGCGAGCTCATCAGTCCCACTGAGAAAATGCTGGACGGCATGGAAGCCGAGCGCGCGATAGACCTCGAACTGTTCCTCGCTGAAAAATTGATCGAGTGTCGTCTCGTGCGGAAACGTCGGATTCCGCCGCTTGTAATCCAAGATGTAGTCGTTCTCGTCGCCGGTCAGCGATGACTTGACGTAGAGCAGTATGCCCTTCTCGTCCTCGCCATATTCTATGATCCCCACGGCTGCGTGAGGTCCTCTGGATCTCGTCGGCGCACCCGTGTTCGATGCTATCTCGTTGGCCACTTCCAATGTTCTCTTCTGGATGTCCTGCCAGGGGAGATCGATACGGATACCGAGATCGATACGCGCCATGACCTGGAGTTTCACGAAGGATTCAAACGTCATGCTCGGATCGGCTTCCGCATCGATTGCCAGGATGACCTTGCAGCGGCGGCGCAGCAATTCGTATATGCCGAGATTTTCTATGTGGCCGCCGTCGGTCAGATAGACATTCAGCTTCTTCTCGTCCAAACGGCCCGCGGATTCATTGGCAAAATACCAGGTACCGAAATTCGACCACCATCGGTTCCACCAGTGGTGCAATGCGGCGAGCCTCGCTGGATTGGCGAGCCAATAGCCGAGGCGGACGTTCAGCAAGGAAAGGCTGAAGGTCAATATTCTGACGGTATGATTTCCCATGTTCGCAGACGCTGCCGCACCGGATGTGGCCATGGCCGTCGCAAGGCTCAGCGATGGGACGGCATCCTCCATCTCCCTGACCGGCACATAGCGCGTCGCCTGGCTGCCGATATACAAGGGGCTGAAGATGAAATTGTCGGCGTTGCGGCCGCGCTTGTTGAGGGCCTTCGACGCGATCAGATTGATGGTCGTATTGACGAGAAGATAGGGCGAATAGGCCGCTCCCCGGTTCCAATGGCCTCTCTCCGCATCGAACTGTTTCAGCGACGAGAATTTCCACCGGTCGACATCAATCGACGGCTTGTGGCTTCCAAGACGCACACGCTCAAACAGGAAGGCCCGGCTGAGACGGTCCCTGTAGAGCTGGTTGAGCGAATTGGAGTTGGGACCGATGAAGAGGCAGACGAAGGCAAGCAGCAAGGCCACCCACAGATAGAGCGAGCCGATGACGCCGAGCCTCCCGATGGCCGGAACATGGTCCGCGACAAGGACAGACACGGCGGAAAGCCATGATGGCGCGACGGGCGCAGGCGGTGGAGCGGAGGCCAGGTCGGCAACGGGCGTAATCGCCCAGAAACTGAGATAGAGATAGGAGACCCATAGCAGCAGCGGCACCACGAAGGCCGCAAGATAGAGTGCGGTGCGGCTCGCGTATTTCTGCAGCGCTGCCGTCCAGGTCGCCTCTCCGAGCGTCGCTCTTGCGATGTTCGCGAGCTTTTGTGCCGCACTTATCAACGCGAGCGCTGTAGGGAGGAGAACGCTGGCAAGCCCAGGAACGACGTGCGCGATGGCCAGAAGGAGGCTGTTCAGGCTGCTGTTTTCGAGACCAGCGATTTTAACCGTAGCGGTCGTTGTCCCCTCGAACATGTCGTTGAGGATGAGTGGCTGAAGTTCGATGAGAAAGGCGCCGGCGATGACAGCCACGAGCGCACCGAGCATCCATGCAAGCCGTTCGCGCGTCACCAGCCGGCTGGTCTGAAATGTCACGGAGGTTGCGATCGCACTCACGAACATCAAGAATAGGACGACGATAGTAACATTGATCGTCAATGTGAAGGCTTCCAGCCCCTTGATGGTGATCAAGGGGAGCGTGCTGGCGCTGAGCGGAAAGCCGATGATGTCCGGCTCTCCCAGATCAGTGGAACGAGGATTGCAGGCGACGGTGAACACGGCAAGCAGAAGCAGGACTGGCAGGACGATCAGCGCGTTCACGAGCAATCCGCGCATCAAAAGCGCAAAGCTCGTCAGATAGTCGATCGTTCCGTTCGGGACGAGGAAGTTCGAATAGTTTCGCAGATGCTGGATTTCCGGCGTCTCCTGGGAATCGAGCTTGCTGGTGAAAGGAAACGTATAGGGCTCCTGCATCATGCCCGAGACGATGGATGTGCCAATGTAGCCACCGCCGGACACGGTAGAGAGATAATCGAAGGCGTCGAAGACATGTGGCTCGCCGTCACGCGTCAGCGAATCCAGCGCCTGCGAGGCACCCAGGCAAAAGGCGGCAGAACGGATGCCGCCGCCGGAAAACGCAAGCCCCGTCAGGTTGCTGCCGGTCTCCATTTGCACCGTGCCATGTCTGCCTGCCCCGGTTTGGTCATGCGATAGTTTCGCCAGATGACGGGGGACGTGGAACCTCGTGCTCGCCGTGCCTTGCGTCGTGGAGTGGCGCCGGGCGCGGTCCGCTTCGACTCGGCCACTCTCTAATGACTGGCGCCGGAAATTGACGACATCCAGTTCCCGCCTGAAGATTGCTTCGAAATCCAGGGTCATGCGCCCCATCCAATCGCCGAGAACGGTTGTTGTCCGAAGAAAATGCGCTTTAGAAAAGTACCAGAAATGTTTTGCGGCGAAAGAGCCTGCCAGCGTCGCCACTAACGCGACATATCCGCCAGCGCGTTTCGCATGGAGGTGCTCGGTATTCCAAAGACACCGCCGTAGGGCTTGTCCAGATCGGCGATAACGAAGATGACGGTCGAAATCGCCAGCGCCCCAATGCCGATCGCAACGACCGTAAAGCGATTATGTCTTGCCTGAAGGCCAAAGCTGACGAAAACCAACATCAGCCAGAACATCAATACGCGCGAAAAAAGACCAGACATCGTGCCTTGTGCATCCTCGATCACTGCCTCCCGCCGGTGCATGACGTCGTCAAAAGAGAGGCGGCAAGCAGCAAGCTGGTTCTGACGAAATGTATCCTTTGGGTCGAGCGCTGCAAGCGATAGCCCGACACCGGTAATCAGGGCCTTCAAAGTGCGATCCTCACCGACGCGAGCAACTCCTGCCAGATTGGGAAGCGCGACGCCGGTCGGCTTCTCCTCATCAGGCCAAGTGCTCGCGATAACGCCGGCGGTATATTCGCGCAGAATAGCTCTCATGGCTTCGGCCTCAGCTCCATAGCCCTGCAGACATTGGTCGAACGCCGCAAGGCTTGCGGCATACATGCGACGATCACGATCGGTGGTGTCGAAAGAAGACTTCACCGATGCCAGGAGCAGGCTGAGAACCAGGGCGGTAAAGGTCACAAGCAGGCCCGTCACGAGCCGTAGCGCCTCGATATTCTGATCCGAGAGATGCTGATCCGACAGCCGTTGTCTCAAGAAAAATCCGATAGCGGCACTCGCCGCCAGCAGACCGAATGCCACGATAGCTGTCTGAATTTCGCCCATGATCTCGCCGCCAGCTTGGTTCGCGTTCAGTCCTCATCGCGCCGGGTCCCGTGCAAACCCGGTTGCTCTGTTTTCAAGAAACGAGAAACAGTCCCCAATTCATAATCCTGCCATTCCCGGACCAACGCAAGCGCGGGCGAGACGACAGGGCGCATGCACCATCATTTTGGCCTGTTCACAAAGCGCGAGTATAAGTATGTCCGGCCAAAGGTGGAGAATAGCCACGAAAGGAGCGCATTGAGACTATCGTTTTTCTCCGGAAGGCAAATCTATATTGATCTGCAGCCGGTCGCGACCAGCGAGTTTGGCCCCATAGAGGGCAAGGTCAGCACGTCGATAAACTTCCGCCAGCGCGTCGCCCCGTCTGGCGACGGCCAGGCCAGCCGAAAACGTGTAGGAAAAATCCGATGAATCCGGAAGCGGCCTGCTGTCGCGTACGATCGCAAGCATGCGGTGAATGATGCACGCGGCTTCGTCGGCCAGCGTCCGTGGCATGACCAGCACGAATTCCTCTCCCCCCACCCTGCCGAAGCAATCCGTTCGACGCACATGAGCCTGGATCAGCCCGGCGAAGTCTCTCAAGATCACATCCCCGGCGTGGTGGCCAAGAGTGTCATTGATATATTTGAAATTGTCGATGTCAAAGACGGCGAGGCATCCGAGCGCTTGATCGGCGGCCACCGGTATTGCCAGTAGCTCCTCCAGCCGTGCCATGACGAAGCGTCGGTTGGCGACGCCCGTCAGCTCGTCCGTCTGCGCAGCTTTGATTGCCACATCGCGATCCTGTCGCAAGTCACGCTCATTCGCCCTGATTCGAGTGATGTCGCTCGCAATGCACAACATCCAACCGTTTTCGCGCACAGTCTCCGTCATCCAGAGCCAACGGCCATCGTGGAGGTCCGTCTCGAAGGCGCGAAAGCTCACTTTGCCGCGCCGTGACTGCGTGGAGCGCAGCCACTCCTCAAAATCCGCCGCGGCGATCACCGTGCCCTGTCTCAATCTGTAATTGCGTCGCATCAGATCCGCCCAGAGCGGATGCTCATCCGCCGCGATAAAGAAGGCAGAGCGAAATGCGGGATTGTCAAATTGCAGTCGATCCTCGGCATCATAGAGCGCGATCAACACCTGCGTGTCCGCCGCCATCGGGCCGAGTTGGTCAAGAAGTTTTCTTGTGCCGTTGTTCAGGGAAATCATAACCCGCTTCGTAACAAGGACTCGGAGCTTTGAACCTAAATGCTCCGCCGGAAAAAATTCGTAAAGCTAAAATACCGGCTTGCTTAAAGATCGTGGCGCTCTGACGCACCGACGCCTCATCCAGCTGCTCCCGCCAATGGGCGGTGCGTTGGCAAGTCCATTCGAAAAAGCGGGGGAAACTGTTGTCCCGGGTTCGCGGATTTCTCTAATCCTCTCCTTTGTTAATTGATAGTTAACCATAATTGAGCTTATTCTAAATACCGAACACAGGGGCTTGATTTCAAAATTAATCGCGTAATTTGCCCGTGAATATAACGACAAACGATTGCCGCGATCACAGATGCACTTACTCAAAATAATAACGTTCATAACGTTGGCGGTTTTGGGGACCAGTTGCACGACAACGGGTGGGGTGCGGCAATCGGCTGGCGCTGCAACCGTCCCGAGTGAAAAAGCGTTGGCGTTCCCGCCGCCAGGCGGCCCTGCGATTGTCAACGTGGTCGAACGTGGGCACGGAGACGACGTTGAGCAGACGATTTCGCTCTCCACCTCATCGACGATTCCCGGTCAGAATTTCCTCAAAGTACAGTTTCTCGGAGTGTCCGGATCAACTCCCGGGTTGGGCAGCACACCTTATAAAATGATCAGCGAAGGTGCGATCTCCCGTGAAATATCCGCAACCATACCGAGTATTCGACTCACTCGCTCCGCAAACTTCGTGCAGAACACTTACGGACCTTTCGGTTATGCTGCAGGCCGAAGCCGGTCTGGAGATACGTGCCTTTATGCCTGGCAGCAAATCCGTGCGGGTCGCTCCACGCCGGCACAGCAGCGCAACTTCAGCATGGTTCAGGTTCGACTTCGGCTCTGTGATGCACACGCAACCGAGCGCCAGCTTCTGAGCACCGTCTACGGCTATACAATCGCCGGCGGATTCGAAGGCGAGAGCTTGAACCCCTACGGTTCCCCACGCGGAGCCGATGCGTTGCTCGGTCATCCTGGCGATCCGATCTATCCCGACGTGGGCGGTTACCGCAACTCCGGGATGCCTATCGGCTATGAATCCAGGCCGCCGGCGATCCGCCCGGCAATCGTCAGCCACCGGGCCGCGGTCAAGCCGCAAGCCGTCACCGTGGCTCCACCTCAAGCAGTCGGCCCTCGCGTACCCTTGCCGGACCAGCAAGGTGCCACGCCCCAGACAGGTGTCACAGCCGAGCCAGCACAAATACAGGGTCAGCCGGGAACGATGGGAACCAACGGCACGGCAGTGCCGTCGCCAGATTGTATCGGCAACGCGGTCACGACCGCGGCCTGCAGGAAGTAATGAAATAACACGGCGCGCCGGCAGGCGCCCAGCTCATCACCGTCGAAGGGACGCCGATGCATACGGCAAGAAGCATCTTGACATGGGTTCTGGTTTCGCTGTGCGGAATCGTACTGATCACACTGCCGGTTAATCTCCAGACCCAACTCGTCGCCAGCACGGCTATCGTCACCTTCATGGCGATCATCAAGGTCCTCAAGGCTCAAGGAACCTGGCGTCTGATCGCGCTCGCTTTCGGTACATCGATCGTGTTGCGCTACGTCTATTGGCGAACCACCAACACGCTGCCGCCGGTCAACCAGCCGGAAAACTTCATCCCTGGCCTGCTGCTCTATCTTGCAGAAATGTACAACGTCGCCATGCTGATGCTCAGCCTTTTCATCGTTGCGACGCCCCTGCCCTCACGCCCCGCCCGCGCATCCAAGGTACAGCAATTTCCCTCCGTCGACGTTTTCG is part of the Rhizobium jaguaris genome and encodes:
- the bcsN gene encoding cellulose biosynthesis protein BcsN, which codes for MHLLKIITFITLAVLGTSCTTTGGVRQSAGAATVPSEKALAFPPPGGPAIVNVVERGHGDDVEQTISLSTSSTIPGQNFLKVQFLGVSGSTPGLGSTPYKMISEGAISREISATIPSIRLTRSANFVQNTYGPFGYAAGRSRSGDTCLYAWQQIRAGRSTPAQQRNFSMVQVRLRLCDAHATERQLLSTVYGYTIAGGFEGESLNPYGSPRGADALLGHPGDPIYPDVGGYRNSGMPIGYESRPPAIRPAIVSHRAAVKPQAVTVAPPQAVGPRVPLPDQQGATPQTGVTAEPAQIQGQPGTMGTNGTAVPSPDCIGNAVTTAACRK
- a CDS encoding GGDEF domain-containing protein, with amino-acid sequence MISLNNGTRKLLDQLGPMAADTQVLIALYDAEDRLQFDNPAFRSAFFIAADEHPLWADLMRRNYRLRQGTVIAAADFEEWLRSTQSRRGKVSFRAFETDLHDGRWLWMTETVRENGWMLCIASDITRIRANERDLRQDRDVAIKAAQTDELTGVANRRFVMARLEELLAIPVAADQALGCLAVFDIDNFKYINDTLGHHAGDVILRDFAGLIQAHVRRTDCFGRVGGEEFVLVMPRTLADEAACIIHRMLAIVRDSRPLPDSSDFSYTFSAGLAVARRGDALAEVYRRADLALYGAKLAGRDRLQINIDLPSGEKR
- a CDS encoding patatin-like phospholipase family protein, which translates into the protein MTLDFEAIFRRELDVVNFRRQSLESGRVEADRARRHSTTQGTASTRFHVPRHLAKLSHDQTGAGRHGTVQMETGSNLTGLAFSGGGIRSAAFCLGASQALDSLTRDGEPHVFDAFDYLSTVSGGGYIGTSIVSGMMQEPYTFPFTSKLDSQETPEIQHLRNYSNFLVPNGTIDYLTSFALLMRGLLVNALIVLPVLLLLAVFTVACNPRSTDLGEPDIIGFPLSASTLPLITIKGLEAFTLTINVTIVVLFLMFVSAIATSVTFQTSRLVTRERLAWMLGALVAVIAGAFLIELQPLILNDMFEGTTTATVKIAGLENSSLNSLLLAIAHVVPGLASVLLPTALALISAAQKLANIARATLGEATWTAALQKYASRTALYLAAFVVPLLLWVSYLYLSFWAITPVADLASAPPPAPVAPSWLSAVSVLVADHVPAIGRLGVIGSLYLWVALLLAFVCLFIGPNSNSLNQLYRDRLSRAFLFERVRLGSHKPSIDVDRWKFSSLKQFDAERGHWNRGAAYSPYLLVNTTINLIASKALNKRGRNADNFIFSPLYIGSQATRYVPVREMEDAVPSLSLATAMATSGAAASANMGNHTVRILTFSLSLLNVRLGYWLANPARLAALHHWWNRWWSNFGTWYFANESAGRLDEKKLNVYLTDGGHIENLGIYELLRRRCKVILAIDAEADPSMTFESFVKLQVMARIDLGIRIDLPWQDIQKRTLEVANEIASNTGAPTRSRGPHAAVGIIEYGEDEKGILLYVKSSLTGDENDYILDYKRRNPTFPHETTLDQFFSEEQFEVYRALGFHAVQHFLSGTDELAQPSALPAGWSDDLVAALALLNVPRQMRDAFSARL